The sequence CCCCTTTTCATTTGCCGCCAGAGTCTCTACTCTAGCCCTCTTTGTCACTTGGACATGCCTTTCCTGTTATGCAAAAGTTTCTGTTTATGCTTCTCAGCCTGGTGCTGCTCGGCCCATTAGGCATCGATCTTTACCTGCCGACCATTCCCGCCATTGCCGTCGGCCTGGGCAGCAGCGAAGCGCTGATCCAATCCACCATTTCACTGTTTATTCTGGTGCTTGGCCTCGGCCAGGTCATCGCCGGGCCGCTGGTGGATAACTATGGCCGCAAGCCGGTGGCGCTGGCCGGCATTATCCTCTACATGATCGGCGCCGCGATGGCGGCGCTGGCCACCAGCCCGACGATTTTCATCGCTTCGCGTCTGCTGCAAGGGGTGGCGGTTTGCTGCACCGCCGTCGTCGCCTTCAGCGGCGTGCGCGATCGCCTGAATGGCGACGATGCCGCCCGCGCTTTCGGCTTTCTCAACGGCACGCTGAACATCATCCCTGCGCTGGCGCCGCTGCTCGGCGGCCTGCTCGCCGAAGCCTTCGGCTGGCGCGCCCCCTTCTGGTTCCTGGTCGGCTACGCGCTGCTGGTGTTGGTGCTGATCGCGCTGCGCCTGCCGGAAACTCGCCCTGCCGACACCGTGCCGGTCAAAGGGTTGCCGGTGCGCCAATACGCGCGCATCCTCAGCGATCGCCGTTTCCTCTCCTTTGCGGTGGTGAACTCCGGGGCGATGGGCATGGCGCTGACCTACGTTTCTCTGGCGCCGAACGTGCTGATGGGCACCGCCGGCCTGACCCCGCTGCAATTCTCGCTGGTGTTCGGCGCCAACGGTTTCTGGATCATGCTGGTCAGCTTCTTCGCCAACCGCATCATCCACAAGGTCGGCCGCCCGGTTTGTCTGGCGACCGGCGGCATGTTGATGGGGCTGGGCTGCCTGGGCCTGCTGCTGGGCGTCATGCTACTGCCCGCGACGGCGCAAGCGCACTGGCTGGCGTATATGTTGCCGGTCGCCAGCGCCTGCGCCGGGTTGGCATTCGTGATGGGCCCGGCCACCAGCTACGCGCTGGAGCCGTATTCCAATGAGGCCGGCGTCGCGTCCGCGCTGGTCGGTTTCGTGCAGATGGCGGGCGGTGCCGCGCTGGGTCTGGTGGCGATGGCGTTGCCGCTGCAACCGAAGCTGTCGCTGGCGCTGGTGATGCTGGCGGGCTGCCTGCTGGCGCTGCACGCGCGGCGGCTCAGCAAGCAGATTAAAGGGCAGATCAGAAAAGTCGCCTGAGCCGCGGCTCAGGCTTCAATGGCGACCGGCACCCGTGCCGCTAACGCCGACAGCAGCTCATAGCCCAACGTTCCTGCCGCCGTGGCCACCTCGTCCACCGGCAGGCGTTTCCCCCACAGCTCCACTTCGGCGCCCAGCTCGACTTGCGGACAGGGCGTCAGATCCACCGCCAACATATCCATCGATACCGTTCCCAGGGTACGTGTCAGCACGCCGTCAACCCATACCGGCGTGCCGGTCGGCGCATGACGCGGATAGCCGTCGGCGTAACCGCAGGCCACCACGCCAATACGCTGCGCGCCGGCGGCGCTGTAACGGCCGCCGTAACCCACGCGATCGCCAGACTTCAGCTGCTGAATGCCGATGATCTCGCTGCTCAGCGTCATCGCCGGCTGCAACCCCGTCGCCGCAACGTCATTCCAGCACCCGCTCGGCGAAGCGCCATACAGAATGATCCCAGGGCGTACCCAACTGCCGTGGGTAGAAGAATGCCACAGCGTGGCGGCCGAGTTGGCCAGGCAGCGCGGCAGCGGGATATCGGCAGCGGCCGCCTCGATGGTAGCCATCTGCTGGGTCACGCCTTCCGGGCCGTCGGCGGTAGCGAAATGGCTCATCAGCGTAAGCTCGCCGATGTTGGCAACCACCTGCGCCCTGCGCCACACCTCGTGCAGCCGCTCGGGTGCGAACCCCAGCCGATTCATGCCGCTGTTCACTTTCAGATAGACATTGAGCGGTGCGCTCAGCGTGGCATCGGCGATCGCCGCCAGCTGCCAGTCGCTGTGCACCGCCGTCGTCAGGCGATAACGATCGAGCAACGCCAAATCCTGCGGCTGGAAGAAACCTTCCAGCAGAAGAATCGGCCCTTGCCAACCCGACTCACGCAGCAGCACCGCTTCGGCCAGATCCAGCATGGCGAAGCCGTCGGTTTGCGCCATGCTACGCCAAACGTGTTTGATGCCGTGGCCATAGGCGTTGGCCTTGACCACCGCCCAGACTTTGGCGCCGGGGGCGAAACGGCGCACCACCTGCAGGTTATTTTCAATTGCGCCAAGATGCATCGTGGCGGTTATCGGACGGGGCATCGCTTCTCCTTGGGGCAGCGTACAGCGGCCACGCGCGCCTGCGCGTGGCCGGGAAAGTCTATGACAGCGTCGACGATTAACGCGCGGGATGCACGTCGTTCAGCGGAACCGCGTGTTGCTGGCGAAACCCGGCGCTGTAACGCGCCACCGCCAGATCATCGGAAGGGATCGCCGGCGTAATGCCGGACATCAGATCGGACAACAACTGCCCGGAACCGCAGGCCATCGTCCAGCCCAACGTGCCATGCCCGGTATTGAGATACAGGTTCTTCAGCGAAGTGCGGCCGACAATGGGCGTACCGTCCGGCGTCATCGGCCGCAGGCCGGTCCAGAACGTCGCGTCTTCCACTCTGCCGCCGTTCGGGTAGAGATCGCGCACCACCATCTCCAGCGTTTCGCGCCGTTTTTGCTCCAACTGCGTATTGAAACCGACGATCTCCGCCATGCCGCCGACGCGGATGCGCTGATCGAAACGGGTGATGGCGATTTTGTACGTCTCGTCCAACACCGTGGAGAACGGCGCCGCCGCTTCATCGGTGATCGGAATGGTCAGCGAATAGCCCTTCAGCGGATAAACCGGGATAGAAACCAGGCCGCGCAGCAGCGCCGTGGAATACGAACCGAACGCCACCACGTAGCTGTCGGCTTTAAACACGTCCTCGCCGCACTGCACGCCGGCGATCTTGTCGCCCTCAACCAGCAGGCGGTCAACGCTGCGGTTGAACAGGAAGGTTACGCCCGCCTGCTGCGCCATTTTCGCCAGCTGCTGCGTAAACAACTGGCAATCGCCGGTTTCGTCGTTCGGCAGTTGCAGGCCGCCGGTCAGCTTGTGCGCCACCTGCGCCAGCGCCGGCTCGACGCTGCCGAGTTGGCCGGCTTCCAGCAATCTGTAAGGCACACCGGCATCTTCCAATACCGCAATGTCTTTCGCTGCGTTTTCGAACTGTTGTTGGGTGCGGAACAGCTGCAGCGTGCCGCCCTGGCGACCTTCGTACTGGATGCCAGTCTCCTGACGCAGCGCCTTGATACAATCGCGGCTGTATTCCGCCAGGCGCACCATGCGGCCTTTGTTAGTCATGTAGTGTTCGGTGTTGCAGTTTTTCAGCATCTGCCACATCCAGCTCAGCTGGAAGCTGCTGCCGTCGAGGCGGATCGCCAACGGCGCATGGCGCTGGAACATCCACTTGATGGCCTTCAGCGGCACGCCCGGAGCCGCCCAGGGAGCAGCATAGCCCGGTGAAATCTGCCCGGCGTTCGCCGCGCTGGTTTCCAGTGCCGGGCCAGGCTGACGATCGATCACCGTCACCTCATGCCCTGCCTTCGCCAAATACCAGGCACTGGCTACGCCCACCACTCCACTACCTAAAATTACCACTCGCATCGCTGACTCCAGCCCAAGGCATCACAAAGCATAATCTTCTGCTCACAGGAAATTAACTCAGTGAAAAAATCCGTCCAACAACTTCGTCATCAAACGTGACAATATTCACAATTAATTTATCGTCGATGAGCCGAGCATTTGCAATAGCCGCTCGTAAATAGCGATAAGATGCGGTTTAGAAGGGATTATAGCGTCAGACCGTCGCTGAATCGATAGCAACGCTATCAATGACAGCAGTCAAAAAAGGCGTAATAAGCAACATAGATTTAACAGAATATAAAAACACCAGCCAACATATAAACAGAATAAAAAGCCGATAAAATAA comes from Serratia sarumanii and encodes:
- a CDS encoding D-amino acid dehydrogenase — encoded protein: MRVVILGSGVVGVASAWYLAKAGHEVTVIDRQPGPALETSAANAGQISPGYAAPWAAPGVPLKAIKWMFQRHAPLAIRLDGSSFQLSWMWQMLKNCNTEHYMTNKGRMVRLAEYSRDCIKALRQETGIQYEGRQGGTLQLFRTQQQFENAAKDIAVLEDAGVPYRLLEAGQLGSVEPALAQVAHKLTGGLQLPNDETGDCQLFTQQLAKMAQQAGVTFLFNRSVDRLLVEGDKIAGVQCGEDVFKADSYVVAFGSYSTALLRGLVSIPVYPLKGYSLTIPITDEAAAPFSTVLDETYKIAITRFDQRIRVGGMAEIVGFNTQLEQKRRETLEMVVRDLYPNGGRVEDATFWTGLRPMTPDGTPIVGRTSLKNLYLNTGHGTLGWTMACGSGQLLSDLMSGITPAIPSDDLAVARYSAGFRQQHAVPLNDVHPAR
- a CDS encoding multidrug effflux MFS transporter, with protein sequence MQKFLFMLLSLVLLGPLGIDLYLPTIPAIAVGLGSSEALIQSTISLFILVLGLGQVIAGPLVDNYGRKPVALAGIILYMIGAAMAALATSPTIFIASRLLQGVAVCCTAVVAFSGVRDRLNGDDAARAFGFLNGTLNIIPALAPLLGGLLAEAFGWRAPFWFLVGYALLVLVLIALRLPETRPADTVPVKGLPVRQYARILSDRRFLSFAVVNSGAMGMALTYVSLAPNVLMGTAGLTPLQFSLVFGANGFWIMLVSFFANRIIHKVGRPVCLATGGMLMGLGCLGLLLGVMLLPATAQAHWLAYMLPVASACAGLAFVMGPATSYALEPYSNEAGVASALVGFVQMAGGAALGLVAMALPLQPKLSLALVMLAGCLLALHARRLSKQIKGQIRKVA
- the dadX gene encoding catabolic alanine racemase DadX, producing the protein MPRPITATMHLGAIENNLQVVRRFAPGAKVWAVVKANAYGHGIKHVWRSMAQTDGFAMLDLAEAVLLRESGWQGPILLLEGFFQPQDLALLDRYRLTTAVHSDWQLAAIADATLSAPLNVYLKVNSGMNRLGFAPERLHEVWRRAQVVANIGELTLMSHFATADGPEGVTQQMATIEAAAADIPLPRCLANSAATLWHSSTHGSWVRPGIILYGASPSGCWNDVAATGLQPAMTLSSEIIGIQQLKSGDRVGYGGRYSAAGAQRIGVVACGYADGYPRHAPTGTPVWVDGVLTRTLGTVSMDMLAVDLTPCPQVELGAEVELWGKRLPVDEVATAAGTLGYELLSALAARVPVAIEA